The proteins below are encoded in one region of Callospermophilus lateralis isolate mCalLat2 chromosome 9, mCalLat2.hap1, whole genome shotgun sequence:
- the Tbr1 gene encoding T-box brain protein 1: MQLEHCLSPSIMLSKKFLNVSSSYPHSGGSELVLHDHPIISTTDNLERSSPLKKITRGMTNQSDTDNFPDSKDSPGDVQRSKLSPVLDGVSELRHSFDGSAADRYLLSQSSQPQSAATAPSAMFPYPGQHGPAHPAFSIGSPSRYMAHHPVITNGAYNSLLSNSSPQGYPTAGYPYPQQYGHSYQGAPFYQFSSTQPGLVPGKAQVYLCNRPLWLKFHRHQTEMIITKQGRRMFPFLSFNISGLDPTAHYNIFVDVILADPNHWRFQGGKWVPCGKADTNVQGNRVYMHPDSPNTGAHWMRQEISFGKLKLTNNKGASNNNGQMVVLQSLHKYQPRLHVVEVNEDGTEDTSQPGRVQTFTFPETQFIAVTAYQNTDITQLKIDHNPFAKGFRDNYDTIYTGCDMDRLTPSPNDSPRSQIVPGARYAMAGSFLQDQFVSNYAKARFHPGAGAGPGPGTDRSVPHTNGLLSPQQAEDPGAPSPQRWFVTPANNRLDFAASAYDTATDFAGNAATLLSYAAAGVKALPLQAAGCTGRPLGYYADPSGWGARSPPQYCGAKSGSVLPCWPNSAAAAARMAGANPYLGEEAEGLAAERSPLPPGTAEDAKPKDLSDSSWIETPSSIKSIDSSDSGIYEQAKRRRISPADTPVSESSSPLKSEVLAQRDCEKNCAKDIGGYYGFYSHS, translated from the exons ATGCAGCTGGAGCACTGCCTTTCTCCTTCTATCATGCTCTCCAAGAAATTTCTCAATGTGAGCAGCAGCTACCCACATTCAGGCGGATCTGAGCTTGTCTTGCACGATCATCCCATTATCTCGACCACTGACAACCTGGAGAGAAGTTCACCTTTGAAAAAAATTACCAGGGGGATGACGAATCAGTCAGATACAGACAATTTTCCTGACTCCAAGGACTCACCAGGGGACGTCCAGAGAAGTAAACTCTCTCCTGTCTTGGACGGGGTCTCTGAGCTTCGTCACAGTTTCGATGGCTCTGCTGCAGATCGCTACCTCCTATCTCAGTCCAGCCAGCCACAGTCTGCGGCCACTGCTCCCAGTGCCATGTTCCCGTACCCCGGCCAGCACGGACCGGCGCACCCCGCCTTCTCCATCGGCAGCCCCAGCCGCTACATGGCCCACCACCCGGTCATCACCAACGGAGCATACAACAGCCTCCTGTCCAACTCATCACCGCAGGGCTACCCCACCGCGGGCTACCCCTACCCACAGCAATACGGCCACTCCTACCAAGGAGCCCCGTTCTACCAGTTCTCCTCCACTCAGCCAGGGTTGGTACCCGGCAAGGCACAGGTGTACCTGTGCAACAGGCCCCTTTGGCTGAAATTTCACCGGCACCAAACGGAGATGATCATCACCAAACAGGGAAG GCGCATGTTTCCTTTTTTAAGTTTTAACATTTCTGGTCTCGATCCCACGGCTCATTACAATATTTTTGTGGATGTGATTTTGGCGGATCCCAATCACTGGAGGTTTCAAGGAGGCAAATGGGTTCCTTGCGGCAAAGCGGACACCAATGTGCAAG GAAATCGGGTCTATATGCATCCAGATTCCCCGAACACTGGGGCTCACTGGATGCGCCAAGAAATCTCTTTTGGAAAATTAAAACTAACGAACAACAAAGGAGCTTCAAACAACAATGGGCAG ATGGTGGTTTTACAGTCCTTGCACAAGTACCAGCCCCGCCTGCATGTGGTGGAAGTGAACGAGGACGGCACGGAGGACACCAGCCAGCCTGGTCGCGTGCAAACATTCACTTTTCCCGAGACCCAGTTCATCGCGGTCACCGCCTACCAAAACACCGAT ATTACACAACTGAAAATAGATCACAACCCCTTTGCAAAAGGATTTCGGGATAATTATGACAC GATCTACACGGGCTGCGACATGGACCGCCTGACCCCGTCGCCCAACGACTCTCCGCGCTCGCAGATTGTGCCCGGCGCTCGCTACGCCATGGCCGGCTCTTTCCTGCAGGACCAGTTCGTGAGCAACTACGCCAAGGCCCGTTTCCACCCGGGTGCAGGCGCGGGCCCTGGGCCGGGGACGGACCGCAGCGTGCCGCACACCAATGGGTTGCTGTCCCCGCAGCAGGCCGAGGACCCCGGCGCGCCATCGCCGCAGCGCTGGTTTGTGACGCCCGCAAACAACCGGCTAGACTTCGCGGCCTCGGCCTACGACACCGCCACGGACTTCGCGGGTAACGCGGCCACGCTGCTCTCTTACGCGGCGGCGGGCGTGAAGGCGCTGCCACTACAGGCAGCCGGCTGCACCGGCCGCCCGCTCGGCTACTACGCCGACCCGTCGGGCTGGGGCGCACGCAGCCCCCCGCAGTACTGCGGCGCCAAATCGGGCTCTGTGCTGCCCTGCTGGCCCAACAGCGCCGCGGCTGCCGCGCGCATGGCGGGAGCCAACCCTTACCTAGGCGAGGAGGCCGAGGGCCTGGCCGCAGAGCGCTCACCGCTTCCGCCCGGGACCGCCGAGGACGCCAAGCCCAAGGACCTGTCCGACTCCAGCTGGATCGAGACGCCCTCCTCCATCAAGTCCATCGATTCGAGCGACTCGGGGATTTACGAGCAGGCCAAGAGGAGGCGGATTTCGCCAGCAGACACGCCGGTGTCCGAAAGCTCGTCCCCACTCAAGAGCGAGGTGCTGGCCCAGCGGGACTGCGAGAAGAACTGCGCCAAGGACATAGGCGGCTACTACGGCTTCTACTCGCACAGCTAG